A section of the Pimelobacter simplex genome encodes:
- a CDS encoding ribonuclease J produces MSHPHPELSAPPKLPKGGLRVIPLGGLGEVGRNMTVFEYDDRLLIVDCGVLFPDDHQPGVDLILPDFAAIRDRLDKVEALVLTHGHEDHIGATPYLLRERQDIPLVGSELTLALLNSKLREHRLRQTPFYTVKEGDKISFGPFDLEFVAVNHSIPDALAVAIRTGAGLVLHTGDFKMDQLPLDGRITDLRAFARLGEEGVDLFLTDSTNAEVPGFTTAERKITPVLEQAFAESKQRIIVACFASHVHRVQQVLDAAVKHNRKVAYVGRSMVRNMAIARDLGYLTVPPGVMVEAKELADLAPERQVLISTGSQGEPLSALARIAQRTHNFVHLEEGDTVVLASSLIPGNENAVYRVINGLARLGARVVHKGNALVHVSGHASAGELLYCYNIVKPRNVLPVHGEVRHMLANGDLAKQTGVENVVYAEDGVVVDLVDGVASVVGKVECGYVFVDGQSVGDVTESELKDRRILGEEGFISVIVVVDSVAGKVSAGPEIHARGHAWADSDFEPIKQPIIDAVNRSLTEGTTDTYQLQQTVRRTIGRWVSSAHKRRPMIIPVVVEA; encoded by the coding sequence ATGAGCCACCCGCACCCCGAGCTCTCCGCCCCGCCGAAGCTGCCCAAGGGCGGCCTGCGCGTCATCCCGCTCGGCGGCCTCGGCGAGGTCGGCCGCAACATGACCGTCTTCGAGTACGACGACCGGCTGCTCATCGTCGACTGCGGCGTGCTCTTCCCCGACGACCACCAGCCGGGCGTCGACCTGATCCTCCCCGACTTCGCGGCCATCCGGGACCGGCTCGACAAGGTCGAGGCGCTGGTGCTCACCCACGGGCACGAGGACCACATCGGCGCGACGCCGTACCTGCTGCGCGAGCGCCAGGACATCCCCCTGGTCGGCTCCGAGCTGACCCTGGCGCTGCTCAACTCCAAGCTGCGCGAGCACCGGCTGCGCCAGACGCCCTTCTACACGGTCAAGGAGGGCGACAAGATCTCGTTCGGCCCCTTCGACCTGGAGTTCGTCGCGGTCAACCACTCCATCCCCGACGCGCTCGCGGTCGCCATCCGCACCGGCGCCGGCCTGGTGCTCCACACCGGCGACTTCAAGATGGACCAGCTCCCGCTCGACGGCCGGATCACCGACCTGCGCGCGTTCGCCCGCCTGGGCGAGGAGGGCGTCGACCTCTTCCTGACCGACTCCACCAACGCCGAGGTGCCCGGCTTCACCACCGCCGAGCGCAAGATCACCCCGGTCCTGGAGCAGGCCTTCGCCGAGTCCAAGCAGCGCATCATCGTCGCCTGCTTCGCCTCCCACGTGCACCGCGTCCAGCAGGTGCTCGACGCCGCGGTCAAGCACAACCGCAAGGTCGCCTACGTCGGGCGCTCCATGGTCCGCAACATGGCCATCGCCCGCGACCTCGGCTACCTCACCGTGCCGCCCGGCGTCATGGTCGAGGCCAAGGAGCTCGCCGACCTCGCGCCCGAGCGCCAGGTGCTCATCTCGACCGGCTCCCAGGGCGAGCCGCTCAGCGCCCTGGCCCGGATCGCCCAGCGCACCCACAACTTCGTGCACCTCGAGGAGGGCGACACCGTCGTCCTCGCCTCCAGCCTGATCCCCGGCAACGAGAACGCCGTCTACCGCGTGATCAACGGCCTGGCCCGGCTCGGCGCGCGCGTGGTCCACAAGGGCAACGCGCTCGTCCACGTCTCCGGCCACGCCAGCGCCGGCGAGCTGCTCTACTGCTACAACATCGTCAAGCCGCGCAACGTGCTGCCGGTCCACGGCGAGGTCCGGCATATGCTCGCCAACGGCGACCTGGCCAAGCAGACCGGCGTCGAGAACGTCGTCTACGCCGAGGACGGCGTCGTCGTCGACCTCGTCGACGGCGTCGCCTCGGTGGTCGGCAAGGTCGAGTGCGGCTACGTCTTCGTCGACGGCCAGTCGGTCGGCGACGTCACCGAGTCCGAGCTCAAGGACCGCCGCATCCTCGGCGAGGAGGGCTTCATCTCGGTCATCGTCGTCGTCGACTCCGTGGCCGGCAAGGTCTCGGCCGGACCCGAGATCCACGCCCGCGGCCACGCCTGGGCCGACTCGGACTTCGAGCCGATCAAGCAGCCCATCATCGACGCGGTCAACCGCTCGCTGACCGAGGGCACCACCGACACCTACCAGCTCCAGCAGACCGTGCGCCGCACGATCGGCCGCTGGGTCAGCAGCGCCCACAAGCGCCGCCCGATGATCATCCCGGTGGTCGTCGAGGCCTGA
- a CDS encoding helix-turn-helix domain-containing protein: protein MTEHPIQPDEAAESPEAPESAGSGPDLRVEVRRNVALSAGVAGVAGLLTVAFAARAFTGGTALDWLAFGVLALVSIAHAASIADGRAPLLVADAHGVRLRQGAQWRGIAWPDIDCLEHLPRRGLLRDGHLLVDGYDDQQLVVPLTLATRLVGAESGSLSDVLAELADGRADVTEVVPGLPDESASSRSASVPKLSDLYAEDDAPVVPEERHGISARVAAGLAGRAAADSADSEDAADAADTEATGEIVLDAADAEDTGEIAAVIAEPEPEIEPERRTVLPARVAIERQVAPPEPESALPPAPVPPAAPVDHAETMTVVLDDLAVRPAADPVIGPELTEARDRLRLSIDQLSERTRIRPHVIEAIEVDDFAPCGGDFYARGHLRTLARVLGIDAGPLLASYDEHYAHAPVDPRRVFEAELATGAGGSIRSTRGGRNWSVLIAAVMGAVLIWSVAKLAMDGPEPVSSTPVLNQSGGVTSTPAKGDPLKLALTAAGGGAQLVIRDAAGAIVFDGNLAFGQSTELKVVPPVRIWSSDGSVTYALGGKKPKALGETGAEVSKTLVAR from the coding sequence ATGACCGAGCACCCGATCCAGCCCGACGAGGCGGCCGAGTCGCCCGAGGCTCCCGAGTCCGCGGGCTCCGGCCCCGACCTGCGCGTCGAGGTACGCCGCAATGTCGCCCTCTCGGCCGGCGTGGCCGGCGTCGCCGGCCTGCTCACCGTGGCCTTCGCGGCCCGGGCCTTCACCGGTGGCACCGCCCTGGACTGGCTGGCCTTCGGCGTCCTCGCCCTGGTCAGCATCGCCCACGCCGCCTCGATCGCCGACGGCCGCGCGCCGCTCCTGGTCGCCGACGCCCACGGCGTCCGGCTGCGCCAGGGCGCCCAGTGGCGCGGTATCGCCTGGCCCGACATCGACTGCCTCGAGCACCTCCCGCGGCGCGGACTGCTGCGCGACGGTCACCTCCTCGTCGACGGGTACGACGACCAGCAGCTCGTCGTCCCGCTGACCCTGGCGACCCGCCTGGTCGGTGCCGAGTCGGGCTCGCTCAGCGACGTGCTCGCCGAGCTGGCCGACGGACGTGCCGACGTGACCGAGGTCGTCCCGGGGCTGCCCGACGAGAGCGCGTCGAGCCGCTCAGCGTCCGTGCCGAAGCTCAGCGATCTCTACGCCGAGGACGACGCGCCCGTCGTACCGGAGGAGCGGCACGGGATCTCCGCCCGCGTCGCCGCCGGCCTGGCGGGCCGCGCGGCCGCTGACTCGGCGGACTCCGAGGACGCCGCGGACGCCGCGGACACCGAAGCCACGGGCGAGATCGTGCTCGATGCCGCCGACGCCGAGGACACCGGCGAGATCGCGGCTGTCATCGCTGAGCCCGAGCCCGAGATCGAGCCGGAGCGGCGTACCGTCCTGCCCGCGCGCGTCGCCATCGAGCGCCAGGTCGCCCCGCCCGAGCCCGAGTCCGCGCTCCCGCCGGCCCCCGTCCCGCCGGCCGCGCCCGTGGACCACGCCGAGACGATGACCGTCGTCCTCGACGACCTGGCCGTGCGCCCGGCCGCCGACCCGGTGATCGGTCCCGAGCTGACCGAGGCCCGCGACCGGCTGCGCCTGAGCATCGACCAGCTCTCGGAGCGGACCCGGATCCGTCCCCACGTCATCGAGGCGATCGAGGTCGACGACTTCGCGCCGTGCGGCGGGGACTTCTACGCCCGCGGTCACCTGCGCACCCTGGCCCGGGTGCTGGGCATCGACGCCGGCCCCCTCCTCGCCTCCTACGACGAGCACTACGCGCACGCGCCGGTCGACCCCCGCCGGGTCTTCGAGGCCGAGCTCGCGACCGGTGCCGGCGGCTCGATCCGCAGCACCCGCGGCGGCCGCAACTGGTCGGTCCTCATCGCCGCGGTGATGGGCGCCGTGCTCATCTGGTCGGTGGCCAAGCTCGCGATGGACGGCCCCGAGCCGGTCTCCAGCACCCCGGTGCTCAACCAGAGCGGCGGTGTCACGAGCACCCCGGCCAAGGGCGACCCGCTCAAGCTGGCCCTCACCGCCGCCGGCGGCGGCGCCCAGCTGGTCATCCGGGACGCCGCGGGCGCGATCGTCTTCGACGGCAACCTCGCGTTCGGGCAGTCCACCGAGCTCAAGGTCGTCCCGCCGGTCCGGATCTGGTCCTCCGACGGCTCGGTCACCTACGCGCTCGGCGGCAAGAAGCCGAAGGCGCTGGGGGAGACCGGCGCCGAGGTCTCCAAGACCCTCGTCGCCCGCTGA
- a CDS encoding FtsK/SpoIIIE family DNA translocase produces the protein MATRTSSPPASRSRTSASSRSGAKKTASSRSRSTTTKKKPAAKKSASARRPAPRAVRSGPGPVARLFTALGRGVVAVWLAFAHGIGAVARGVGHGARDIEPEQRRDGFGLLLVAVSIVIAAAVWFELPGGVMNFARAAVSGSVGKVGWLVPLIVLLAGWRIMRDPIGNGPAGRQVIGWTALSFGLLGIVHIANGSPEPVQGDTLPLRDGGGAVGYVVSALLLDLLRSPGVVVPLLALLAFFGVLVITATPLYRVPDRLRDLGDLLLGRHHGEDDGDQTQAMRLDDTFERMGDPAYDSPVLAEPKKKRRKKAETPDPAEESMELLEPIDLPLADDEPIDPEAGSNALIARRLARSAPVEEDPADLEPPPHADLPQRVEQLALSGDIVYTLPDATALKPGDPHRARSKASDDVVERLQTVLDEFNVDAQVTGYTRGPTVTRYEIELGTGVKVEKILGVQRNISYAVGSEDVRILSPIPGKSAVGVEIPNSDKEIVSLGDVLRSNVARNDHHPLIAGLGKDVEGGFVVANLAKMPHLLVAGATGSGKSSFINSMITSVLMRSTPDEVRMIMVDPKRVELNAYEGVPHLITPIITNPKKAAEALEWVCREMDMRYDDLANFGFRHINDFNKAVREGKVEVPPGSERTLTPYPYLLVIVDELADLMMVAPRDVEGSIVRITQLARAAGIHLVLATQRPSVDVVTGLIKANVPSRLAFATSSLADSRVILDTPGAEKLVGQGDGLFLPMGASKPIRVQGSWVGESEIQQVVKHCKGQLEPSYREDVTAPAAASKVLDDDIGDDMDLVVQAIELVVSTQFGSTSMLQRKLRVGFAKAGRLMDILESRGVVGPSEGSKARDVLVKPDEIDAVIMTIQGEA, from the coding sequence ATGGCGACCCGTACGTCTTCCCCGCCGGCGTCGCGCAGCAGGACCAGTGCTTCCTCCCGCTCGGGAGCGAAGAAGACAGCCAGCTCGCGTTCCCGGAGTACGACCACCAAGAAGAAGCCCGCCGCGAAGAAGTCCGCTTCGGCCCGGCGGCCGGCTCCGCGCGCCGTGCGCAGCGGTCCCGGCCCCGTCGCGCGGCTCTTCACCGCGCTCGGCCGCGGCGTGGTCGCGGTCTGGCTCGCGTTCGCGCACGGCATCGGGGCGGTCGCCCGCGGGGTCGGCCACGGCGCCCGGGACATCGAGCCCGAGCAGCGCCGCGACGGCTTCGGCCTGCTGCTGGTCGCGGTCTCCATCGTCATCGCCGCCGCGGTGTGGTTCGAGCTGCCCGGTGGCGTCATGAACTTCGCCCGGGCCGCGGTGTCCGGCTCGGTGGGCAAGGTCGGCTGGCTGGTGCCGCTGATCGTGCTGCTCGCCGGCTGGCGGATCATGCGCGACCCGATCGGCAACGGGCCGGCCGGACGCCAGGTGATCGGCTGGACCGCGCTGTCCTTCGGCCTGCTCGGCATCGTGCACATCGCCAACGGCAGCCCCGAGCCGGTGCAGGGCGACACCCTGCCGCTGCGCGACGGCGGCGGCGCCGTCGGGTACGTCGTCTCGGCGCTCCTGCTCGACCTGCTGCGCTCGCCGGGCGTCGTCGTCCCGCTGCTGGCGCTGCTCGCGTTCTTCGGTGTCCTGGTGATCACCGCGACGCCGCTCTACCGCGTCCCCGACCGGCTGCGCGACCTCGGTGACCTGCTGCTCGGACGCCACCACGGCGAGGACGACGGCGACCAGACCCAGGCGATGCGCCTCGACGACACCTTCGAGCGGATGGGCGACCCGGCGTACGACTCGCCGGTGCTGGCGGAGCCGAAGAAGAAGCGCCGCAAGAAGGCCGAGACGCCCGACCCTGCCGAGGAGTCGATGGAGCTGCTCGAGCCCATCGACCTCCCGCTCGCCGACGACGAGCCGATCGACCCCGAGGCCGGCTCCAACGCGCTCATCGCGCGCCGGCTCGCCCGGTCCGCGCCGGTCGAGGAGGACCCGGCCGACCTGGAGCCGCCGCCGCACGCCGACCTGCCCCAGCGCGTCGAGCAGCTCGCGCTGTCCGGCGACATCGTCTACACGCTCCCCGACGCGACCGCGCTCAAGCCGGGCGACCCGCACCGGGCGCGCTCCAAGGCCAGCGACGACGTCGTCGAGCGGCTGCAGACCGTGCTCGACGAGTTCAACGTCGACGCCCAGGTCACCGGCTACACCCGCGGCCCGACGGTCACCCGCTACGAGATCGAGCTCGGCACCGGCGTCAAGGTCGAGAAGATCCTCGGCGTCCAGCGCAACATCTCCTACGCCGTCGGCTCCGAGGACGTGCGGATCCTCAGCCCGATCCCCGGCAAGTCCGCGGTCGGCGTCGAGATCCCCAACTCCGACAAGGAGATCGTCTCCCTCGGCGACGTGCTGCGCTCCAACGTCGCGCGCAACGACCACCACCCGCTCATCGCGGGACTCGGCAAGGACGTCGAGGGCGGCTTCGTCGTCGCGAACCTGGCGAAGATGCCGCACCTGCTCGTCGCCGGCGCCACCGGCTCCGGAAAGTCGAGCTTCATCAACTCGATGATCACCTCGGTGCTCATGCGCTCCACGCCCGACGAGGTACGGATGATCATGGTCGACCCCAAGCGGGTCGAGCTCAACGCCTACGAGGGCGTGCCGCACCTGATCACGCCGATCATCACCAACCCCAAGAAGGCCGCCGAGGCGCTCGAGTGGGTCTGCCGCGAGATGGACATGCGGTACGACGACCTCGCCAACTTCGGCTTCCGCCACATCAACGACTTCAACAAGGCCGTCCGTGAGGGCAAGGTCGAGGTCCCGCCGGGCAGCGAGCGCACGCTCACGCCGTACCCGTACCTGCTGGTGATCGTCGACGAGCTCGCCGACCTGATGATGGTCGCCCCGCGCGACGTCGAGGGCTCGATCGTCCGGATCACCCAGCTCGCCCGAGCCGCCGGCATCCACCTGGTGCTCGCCACGCAGCGCCCCTCGGTCGACGTCGTCACCGGTCTGATCAAGGCCAACGTCCCGTCCCGCCTGGCGTTCGCGACGTCCAGCCTCGCCGACAGCCGCGTCATCCTCGACACCCCCGGTGCGGAGAAGCTGGTCGGCCAGGGTGACGGCCTGTTCCTGCCGATGGGCGCCTCCAAGCCGATCCGCGTGCAGGGGTCGTGGGTCGGCGAGTCCGAGATCCAGCAGGTCGTCAAGCACTGCAAGGGTCAGCTCGAGCCCAGCTACCGCGAGGACGTCACCGCGCCCGCCGCGGCCAGCAAGGTCCTCGACGACGACATCGGCGACGACATGGACCTCGTGGTCCAGGCGATCGAGCTCGTGGTCTCCACGCAGTTCGGCTCGACGTCGATGCTGCAGCGCAAGCTCCGGGTCGGCTTCGCCAAGGCGGGCCGGCTGATGGACATCCTCGAGAGCCGGGGCGTGGTCGGGCCGAGCGAGGGCTCCAAGGCCCGCGACGTCCTGGTCAAGCCCGACGAGATCGACGCCGTGATCATGACCATCCAGGGGGAGGCGTGA
- a CDS encoding M4 family metallopeptidase: MRHNLSGLLRKGIGISLVGAALAVVPSSPVTAAPNDPSVVQQMRNEAEGTVTVRTSSASAKVGFVRATGDLFPSEATGKTRDGATDKARGYLDKYARAFGARAGELEQSAITKSPAGYTVDFTQRYQGVPVFGSKLRAQVDNQGDLTSVSGFVAPSIAVGTTPRIDKSTATSRAIALASKAPAGSGDATVKPKANSLSATKAELMIYRLGALQGVEGRNLLAWVVEVTDGKQVRETTVLDAQTGKPVNRYSMMAHALDRELHEESITDTPVWKEGDPFPGGLDEDQQNEVQGTGEAYWFFKNSFGRDSFDGNGKKMITVNNDPDIACPNANWNGTSTNYCSGVSSDDTVAHEWGHAYTEYTSGLLYQWQSGAMNEAYSDIWGETVDMLNDRFNTPDETAKRTDGHCSAGTPLDISLVVNSPAGAAGTCLVVPASFGPEFETEMTTDMVIGTDVDENPGDPVVGSTTDGCSPFDNAAAINGKFVYVDRGDCAFTTKIGHAEDAGATGIIFGNNDGAMGSVSGDSPLYGAMISKADGTRVKQAGTDVLNITIGPLGSPVVDASYRWLSGEDDPAFGGAIRDMWNPNCYGDPGKVSDEEYYCGTGDNGGVHTNSGVVNHTYALLVDGGTFNGVTVPGIGLDKAANIFWRTQTAYLTPISGFADLADGLDASCRDLTGNATLKKLTVGTGPTGGGQADGGAMPAIAAADCAAVAKAAQATELRVKPVQCNYRLMFRKGTVGCGEGTVTKKLWTEGFEGAGLPAGWTKSVEADNSFFEPTVSRALPPVSEKGTQHTGGAGMLYFNDKGNAGNYGSCKENDPNDYSSRVSMATPELTVPEGDLPRLSFDHYMSSEVRTDGGNVKVSVNGEAYELVPDGAWIYNGPGTSLLTNAEFNTNPMAGEDAFTGTDGGVPTGSWGSSVIDLSEIADEGDTVQFRFDFGMDGCNGVDGWYIDNVALSICDTPVTPPAPSPATVAKTAVAKKGVVKIGVKVKSGATPSGKVKVTIKGRTYTGKVVRGVLTIKAKPQLAKLWRQHVRKVNAKVTYKGDAKVAPFAGKVTVKLKGRQ, translated from the coding sequence GTGAGACACAACCTGTCCGGGCTCCTGCGGAAGGGAATCGGCATCTCGCTCGTCGGCGCAGCCCTGGCCGTCGTCCCTTCGTCGCCCGTCACCGCGGCACCGAACGACCCGTCGGTCGTCCAGCAGATGCGCAACGAGGCCGAGGGCACCGTCACCGTGCGGACCTCCTCGGCCTCCGCCAAGGTCGGCTTCGTCCGCGCCACCGGCGACCTGTTCCCCTCCGAGGCCACCGGCAAGACCCGGGACGGCGCCACCGACAAGGCGCGCGGCTACCTCGACAAGTACGCCCGCGCCTTCGGCGCCAGGGCGGGCGAGCTCGAGCAGTCCGCGATCACCAAGTCGCCGGCCGGCTACACGGTCGACTTCACCCAGCGCTACCAGGGCGTGCCGGTCTTCGGCTCCAAGCTCCGCGCCCAGGTCGACAACCAGGGCGACCTGACGTCGGTCTCCGGCTTCGTCGCCCCGTCGATCGCCGTCGGCACCACGCCGCGCATCGACAAGTCCACCGCGACCTCACGAGCGATCGCTCTCGCCAGCAAGGCGCCCGCGGGCAGTGGCGACGCCACCGTCAAGCCCAAGGCGAACAGCCTCAGCGCGACCAAGGCCGAGCTCATGATCTACCGCCTCGGCGCCCTCCAGGGAGTCGAGGGCCGCAACCTCCTCGCCTGGGTGGTCGAGGTGACCGACGGCAAGCAGGTCCGCGAGACCACCGTGCTCGACGCCCAGACTGGCAAGCCGGTCAACCGCTACTCGATGATGGCCCACGCGCTCGACCGCGAGCTGCACGAGGAGTCGATCACGGACACCCCCGTGTGGAAGGAAGGCGATCCCTTCCCCGGCGGACTCGACGAGGACCAGCAGAACGAGGTGCAGGGCACTGGTGAGGCCTACTGGTTCTTCAAGAACTCCTTCGGCCGCGACTCCTTCGACGGCAACGGCAAGAAGATGATCACGGTCAACAACGACCCCGACATCGCCTGCCCCAACGCCAACTGGAACGGCACCTCGACCAACTACTGCTCGGGCGTCTCCTCCGACGACACCGTCGCCCACGAGTGGGGCCACGCCTACACCGAGTACACCTCGGGCCTGCTCTACCAGTGGCAGTCCGGCGCGATGAACGAGGCCTACTCCGACATCTGGGGCGAGACGGTCGACATGCTCAACGACCGCTTCAACACCCCCGACGAGACCGCGAAGCGCACCGACGGGCACTGCTCGGCGGGTACCCCGCTCGACATCTCGCTGGTGGTGAACAGCCCGGCCGGAGCCGCCGGCACCTGCCTGGTCGTTCCTGCGTCCTTCGGGCCGGAATTCGAGACCGAGATGACCACCGACATGGTGATCGGCACCGACGTGGACGAGAACCCGGGTGACCCGGTGGTCGGCAGCACGACCGACGGCTGCTCGCCGTTCGACAACGCCGCTGCGATCAACGGCAAGTTCGTCTACGTCGACCGTGGCGACTGCGCCTTCACGACCAAGATCGGGCACGCCGAGGACGCCGGCGCGACGGGCATCATCTTCGGCAACAACGACGGCGCGATGGGCTCGGTCTCGGGTGACTCGCCGCTCTACGGCGCGATGATCTCCAAGGCCGACGGCACCCGGGTCAAGCAGGCCGGTACCGATGTCCTCAACATCACCATCGGCCCGCTCGGTTCCCCGGTCGTCGACGCGAGCTATCGCTGGCTCTCCGGCGAGGACGACCCCGCCTTCGGCGGCGCGATCCGCGACATGTGGAACCCGAACTGCTACGGCGACCCGGGCAAGGTCTCCGATGAGGAGTACTACTGCGGCACCGGCGACAACGGCGGCGTGCACACCAACTCCGGCGTCGTCAACCACACCTACGCGCTGCTCGTCGACGGCGGCACGTTCAACGGCGTGACCGTGCCGGGCATCGGGCTGGACAAGGCCGCGAACATCTTCTGGCGTACCCAGACGGCGTACCTGACCCCGATCTCGGGATTCGCCGATCTCGCCGACGGTCTCGACGCCTCGTGCCGCGACCTGACCGGCAACGCCACGCTCAAGAAGCTCACGGTGGGCACCGGTCCGACCGGTGGCGGCCAGGCCGACGGCGGAGCGATGCCGGCCATCGCGGCCGCGGACTGTGCTGCTGTGGCCAAGGCCGCGCAGGCCACCGAGCTGCGGGTCAAGCCGGTGCAGTGCAACTACCGGCTGATGTTCCGCAAGGGCACGGTCGGCTGCGGCGAGGGCACGGTCACCAAGAAGCTGTGGACCGAGGGCTTCGAGGGTGCCGGCCTGCCGGCAGGCTGGACCAAGAGTGTCGAGGCGGACAACAGCTTCTTCGAGCCGACCGTCAGCCGCGCACTGCCTCCCGTCAGTGAGAAGGGGACCCAGCACACGGGTGGCGCGGGGATGCTCTACTTCAACGACAAGGGCAATGCCGGCAACTACGGCAGCTGCAAGGAGAACGACCCGAACGACTACAGCTCGCGCGTGAGCATGGCGACGCCCGAGCTGACGGTTCCCGAGGGTGACCTTCCCCGGCTCTCCTTCGACCACTACATGTCGTCCGAGGTTCGTACCGACGGCGGCAACGTCAAGGTCAGCGTCAACGGCGAGGCATACGAGCTGGTTCCCGACGGTGCGTGGATCTACAACGGTCCCGGCACCTCTCTGCTGACCAACGCCGAGTTCAACACCAACCCGATGGCCGGAGAGGACGCGTTCACCGGCACTGACGGCGGCGTCCCGACCGGCTCGTGGGGCTCGTCGGTGATCGACCTGTCCGAGATCGCGGACGAGGGCGACACTGTCCAGTTCCGGTTCGACTTCGGCATGGACGGCTGCAACGGCGTCGACGGCTGGTACATCGACAACGTGGCGCTGAGCATCTGCGACACGCCCGTCACGCCGCCGGCGCCCAGCCCGGCCACGGTGGCCAAGACGGCCGTCGCCAAGAAGGGCGTCGTCAAGATCGGCGTCAAGGTCAAGAGCGGGGCCACGCCGAGCGGCAAGGTCAAGGTGACGATCAAGGGCAGGACCTACACCGGCAAGGTGGTGCGGGGCGTGCTGACGATCAAGGCCAAGCCGCAGCTGGCCAAGCTGTGGCGCCAGCACGTGCGCAAGGTCAACGCCAAGGTCACCTACAAGGGTGACGCCAAGGTCGCGCCCTTCGCCGGGAAGGTCACGGTGAAGCTCAAGGGCCGGCAGTAG
- the rimO gene encoding 30S ribosomal protein S12 methylthiotransferase RimO — protein sequence MTSSPTNPVSVALLTLGCARNDVDSEELAGRLAADGFTLVDDPEDADTVVVNTCGFVDAAKKDSIDTLLAAADLKESGRTQAVVAVGCLAERYGEELADSLPEADAVLGFDDYQDISGRLRSILAGEKPHPHTPRDRRLLLPISPAERQAAVATLTPEDVDIAIPGRSAIRRRLDGGPMAPLKLASGCDRRCTFCAIPMFRGSFVSRRPSDVLLEAVWLAEQGVKELFLVSENSTSYGKDLGDLGLLETLLPELAAVDGIERVRVSYLQPAETRPGLVRAIATTPGVAPYFDLSFQHASATVLRRMRRFGDPESFLGLLDQVRTLAPEAGVRSNVIVGFPGETDEEFQTLCDFLVAARMDVTGVFGYSDEDGTEAESFDGKLDEDEIRARVQHVTDLVGELTAQRAEERIGSTVEVLVEEVDPDQTGDGTVEGRAALQGPEVDGTTRVLGVPGARVGDLVRAVVVASDGVDLIAEPAGDQR from the coding sequence ATGACCAGCTCTCCCACGAACCCCGTCTCGGTCGCCCTGCTCACCCTGGGCTGCGCCCGCAACGACGTCGACTCCGAAGAGCTGGCCGGCCGCCTCGCGGCCGACGGCTTCACCCTCGTCGACGACCCCGAGGACGCTGACACCGTGGTGGTCAACACCTGCGGCTTCGTCGACGCGGCCAAGAAGGACTCGATCGACACGCTGCTCGCCGCCGCGGACCTCAAGGAGTCCGGCCGGACCCAGGCGGTCGTCGCGGTGGGCTGCCTCGCCGAGCGGTACGGCGAGGAGCTGGCCGACTCGCTGCCCGAGGCCGACGCGGTGCTCGGCTTCGACGACTACCAGGACATCTCCGGGCGGCTGCGCTCGATCCTGGCCGGTGAGAAGCCGCACCCGCACACCCCGCGCGACCGGCGCCTGCTGCTCCCGATCAGCCCGGCCGAGCGCCAGGCCGCCGTCGCGACCCTGACCCCCGAGGACGTCGACATCGCGATCCCCGGGCGCTCCGCGATCCGGCGCCGCCTCGACGGCGGGCCGATGGCGCCGCTCAAGCTGGCCAGCGGGTGCGACCGGCGCTGCACGTTCTGCGCCATCCCGATGTTCCGCGGCTCCTTCGTCAGCCGCCGGCCCTCCGACGTGCTGCTCGAGGCGGTCTGGCTGGCCGAGCAGGGCGTCAAGGAGCTGTTCCTGGTCTCGGAGAACTCCACGTCCTACGGCAAGGACCTCGGCGACCTCGGTCTGCTCGAGACCCTGCTGCCCGAGCTGGCCGCCGTCGACGGCATCGAGCGGGTCCGGGTCTCCTACCTGCAGCCCGCCGAGACCCGGCCGGGCCTGGTCCGGGCGATCGCGACGACGCCCGGCGTGGCGCCGTACTTCGACCTGTCGTTCCAGCACGCCAGCGCGACCGTGCTGCGCCGGATGCGCCGCTTCGGCGACCCGGAGAGCTTCCTCGGCCTGCTCGACCAGGTCCGCACGCTGGCCCCCGAGGCCGGCGTCCGCTCCAACGTCATCGTCGGCTTCCCCGGAGAGACCGACGAGGAGTTCCAGACGCTGTGCGACTTCCTCGTCGCCGCGCGGATGGACGTGACCGGCGTCTTCGGCTACTCCGACGAGGACGGCACCGAGGCGGAGTCCTTCGACGGCAAGCTCGACGAGGACGAGATCCGCGCCCGCGTCCAGCACGTCACCGACCTGGTCGGCGAGCTGACCGCCCAGCGCGCCGAGGAGCGGATCGGCAGCACCGTCGAGGTGCTCGTCGAGGAGGTCGACCCGGACCAGACCGGTGACGGCACCGTCGAGGGCCGCGCCGCGCTCCAGGGCCCCGAGGTCGACGGTACGACGCGCGTCCTCGGCGTCCCCGGCGCCCGGGTGGGCGACCTCGTCCGCGCTGTCGTCGTCGCCTCCGACGGCGTCGACCTGATCGCCGAGCCGGCAGGAGACCAGCGATGA